The Kribbella shirazensis genomic interval GGGTCAGGACCTTCGGGCTGACCCGGGCGAGCGGGATGCGCAACTCGGAGTACCGACGGGGACCGTCCTCCAGGCACCGCAGTACCAGGCCCGCCCATTTGTCGCCGCCGACCCGGAACGGGAGCAGCGTCGACGGGCAGATCTCCTCGAACATGTCCGCTCGCAGCGCCTCCATGCCCTCCACGGTATCCAATCGGTAACCACCCATCCTTCTACGGTCGCCGTACCACTTTCAAGGAGGTTGCGGTGAGCAAGATTCTGGTGATCGGCGCCCGGGGACGCGCCGGCAAGGCGGCT includes:
- a CDS encoding winged helix-turn-helix transcriptional regulator — protein: MEALRADMFEEICPSTLLPFRVGGDKWAGLVLRCLEDGPRRYSELRIPLARVSPKVLTQSLRTLERDGFVRRTEYERRVTYELTDLGRSLLEPLRMLCEWAQDHWDELLDARES